A stretch of the Paenibacillus dendritiformis genome encodes the following:
- a CDS encoding IreB family regulatory phosphoprotein gives MNSMDKTMKFNVKAEEQEASSQDILLSVYDALVEKEYNPINQIVGYLLSGDPAYIPRHNNARSLVRKKERDELIEELVRFYLNHHR, from the coding sequence ATGAATTCCATGGATAAGACGATGAAGTTCAATGTGAAGGCAGAGGAACAGGAGGCATCCAGCCAAGATATATTGCTGTCTGTCTACGATGCCCTTGTCGAGAAGGAATACAATCCCATCAACCAAATCGTCGGTTACCTACTATCCGGGGATCCCGCTTATATCCCGCGGCATAACAATGCTCGAAGCCTGGTACGGAAGAAGGAGCGGGACGAATTGATCGAGGAGCTGGTGCGCTTCTATCTCAATCATCACCGCTAA
- the ruvX gene encoding Holliday junction resolvase RuvX, with protein sequence MKILGLDYGDRKIGVAVSDAFGWTAQGLEVIVRRKPEDDLRRIGDIIKEHGVEEIVIGLPKNMNGTIGPRGELSMTYAEVLKQSFGLPVHLWDERLSTVSAERALLEADVSRKKRRQVIDKMAATIILQTYLDYQSRR encoded by the coding sequence ATGAAGATTCTCGGCTTGGATTACGGGGACCGCAAGATCGGGGTCGCGGTCAGCGACGCGTTCGGCTGGACGGCGCAAGGCCTCGAAGTCATCGTTCGGCGGAAGCCCGAAGACGACCTGCGCCGGATTGGCGACATCATCAAGGAGCACGGCGTCGAGGAAATTGTTATCGGATTGCCGAAAAACATGAACGGAACGATTGGACCGCGGGGCGAATTAAGTATGACATATGCTGAAGTCTTGAAGCAGTCGTTCGGATTGCCCGTTCACCTGTGGGATGAGCGCTTGAGTACGGTATCGGCGGAGCGCGCTTTACTCGAAGCGGACGTAAGCCGGAAGAAGCGCCGACAAGTCATTGATAAGATGGCGGCAACCATAATTTTGCAGACGTATCTTGACTATCAATCAAGAAGGTGA
- a CDS encoding peptidase U32 family protein — MTTEAKPAKWKGKRYRLDKPELLAPAGNLEKLKFAIHYGADAVYIGGQKYGLRSNADNFSFEEMREGVEFARKYGAKVFVATNIYAHNEDLEGIGDYLRQLEQVGISAIIAADPIIIETAQRVTPGLEVHVSTQQSIANWQTVQFWKEEGAPRVVLARETSLEEIVEIKQHVDVEIEAFIHGAMCSSYSGRCVLSNHFTNRDSNRGGCCQSCRWKYDLFEDGRPDPDRVVTPEEAAGSPVLEQFRLGVNQLALADEEDHAFSMSSKDLCMIEHLPDLIDAGVDSFKIEGRMKSIHYVATVVNVYRQVIDAYMADPDNYELKPEWLDEIRKAANRPVNTGFFYDEPDHEDHIYEPEEKAAPYDFAGLVMDYDPATGMATIQQRNHFKPGAEVEFFGPNGTFFKQTIDKLWDTEGNELDAARHPLQLVRMKVNEPVQYFDMMRKKTAKA; from the coding sequence ATGACAACCGAAGCGAAGCCTGCCAAATGGAAAGGCAAGCGGTATCGACTGGATAAGCCCGAATTGCTCGCTCCCGCCGGGAACCTGGAGAAGCTGAAGTTCGCGATTCATTATGGCGCGGACGCCGTCTATATCGGCGGACAGAAATACGGTCTGCGCTCGAATGCAGACAATTTCAGCTTCGAGGAAATGCGGGAAGGCGTAGAGTTCGCCCGGAAATACGGAGCGAAAGTATTCGTGGCGACGAACATTTATGCGCATAATGAAGATCTGGAAGGGATTGGGGACTACCTGCGCCAACTGGAGCAGGTTGGGATCAGCGCGATCATTGCCGCGGATCCGATTATTATCGAGACGGCACAGCGCGTGACGCCGGGGCTGGAAGTGCATGTCAGCACCCAGCAGTCGATTGCCAATTGGCAGACGGTCCAATTCTGGAAGGAAGAAGGCGCGCCGCGCGTCGTCCTGGCCCGGGAGACGAGCCTGGAAGAGATCGTGGAGATCAAGCAGCATGTGGACGTCGAAATCGAGGCGTTCATCCACGGAGCGATGTGCTCCTCTTATTCGGGACGCTGCGTGCTGTCCAATCACTTCACGAACCGGGATTCGAACCGGGGCGGCTGCTGCCAATCGTGCCGCTGGAAATATGATCTGTTCGAAGACGGACGGCCGGATCCGGATCGGGTCGTCACTCCGGAGGAAGCTGCGGGCTCTCCAGTGCTGGAGCAATTCCGGCTCGGCGTGAACCAGCTTGCTCTTGCGGATGAGGAGGATCATGCCTTCTCGATGAGCTCGAAGGATCTGTGCATGATTGAACATCTGCCCGATCTGATCGATGCCGGGGTCGACAGCTTCAAAATTGAAGGCCGGATGAAATCGATTCACTATGTGGCTACGGTCGTGAACGTGTACCGGCAAGTGATCGATGCCTATATGGCCGATCCGGACAATTATGAGTTGAAGCCGGAATGGCTGGACGAGATTCGCAAGGCGGCGAACCGTCCCGTCAATACGGGCTTCTTCTATGACGAGCCGGATCACGAGGATCATATCTATGAACCGGAAGAGAAGGCGGCGCCGTATGACTTCGCGGGGCTGGTCATGGACTATGATCCGGCGACGGGCATGGCGACGATCCAGCAGCGGAACCACTTCAAGCCGGGGGCGGAAGTCGAGTTCTTCGGCCCGAACGGCACCTTCTTCAAGCAGACGATCGACAAGCTGTGGGATACCGAGGGCAACGAGCTGGATGCCGCACGCCATCCGCTGCAGCTTGTGCGAATGAAGGTCAACGAACCGGTTCAATATTTTGATATGATGCGGAAAAAAACAGCAAAGGCCTAA
- a CDS encoding DUF1292 domain-containing protein, with protein sequence MTQDNYLQEEPEIIYIPDDEGNEEEFEVIMKFEVDGSDRKYMMVVPVDSEDDETDEVYAFRYEEDGDDLKLYIIEDEEEWNIVEETFNTLVSSEEDEA encoded by the coding sequence ATGACACAGGACAATTATTTGCAAGAGGAACCGGAAATTATTTATATCCCGGACGATGAGGGCAATGAAGAAGAATTTGAGGTCATCATGAAATTTGAAGTGGATGGTTCTGATCGGAAATATATGATGGTAGTTCCTGTTGATTCCGAAGACGACGAGACCGATGAAGTATATGCGTTCCGCTATGAAGAAGACGGTGATGATCTGAAGCTGTACATCATCGAGGATGAAGAAGAATGGAATATCGTAGAAGAGACATTCAATACGCTGGTCAGCTCCGAGGAGGATGAAGCGTGA
- the alaS gene encoding alanine--tRNA ligase has protein sequence MKASEIRAKWLEFFEGKGHHIEPSASLVPHNDPSLLWINAGMAPLKPYFDGRVKPENPRIANSQKCIRTNDIENVGKTRRHHTFFEMLGNFSIGDYFKEEAITWAWEFLTDKRWIGFDPSRLYVTVYNEDEEAYKLWNEKIGLPADHIIKTGDDNFWDIGEGPCGPCTEIFYDRGEKYGTLEDDPECYPSGENERYLEVWNLVFSQFNHNKDGSYTPLPNKNIDTGAGLERFASILQDVDSNFDTDLFQPIIQATARIAGVAYQDNEKQDIALKVIADHVRTVVFAVADGVLPSNEGRGYVIRRLLRRAVRYGKVLGIDRPFLVELVPHVGEVMGGYYPDIVEKRDFIEKVIRNEEERFHETLADGLAILGEMAEAARAEGRTQITGPEAFKLYDTYGFPLDLTEDYASEHGLTVDHEGFDEAMQAQRERARAARQDGASMKIQGGPLSDLTIKSEFVGYNELVTQSNIVAMFAGNEAAEEVKAGETGQIVLDRAPFYAESGGQVSDGGTLTAPGTAAVVEEVFKAPHGQHVLVVRVTEGSLRMGMTVQAAVARAEREDIVKNHTATHLLHKALKQVLGEHVNQAGSLVEAERLRFDFTHLGAIQPDELQEIERRVNEQIWNGIGVVIESKPIDEAKALGAMALFGEKYGDIVRVVQVGDYSIELCGGCHVRNTSEIGLFKVVSESGIGSGVRRLEAVTGRHAYQYMESQLDLLKQAAGLLKANAADVPKRVEAMFAREKELMRENDSLKAKLSSLEAGQLTDRVRSVAGIPVLAAQVDAGGMDALRTTADELKAKVPGSVIALASAADGKVNLVVAVAPELVKQGLHAGKLIKELASVCGGGGGGRPDMAQAGGKDPAKIDEALRLLDELVAKQADSGK, from the coding sequence ATGAAAGCCAGTGAGATTCGCGCAAAATGGTTGGAATTTTTCGAAGGCAAAGGCCATCATATCGAGCCGAGCGCTTCGCTCGTCCCGCATAACGATCCGTCCTTGTTATGGATCAATGCCGGCATGGCGCCGCTCAAGCCCTATTTCGACGGGCGCGTGAAGCCGGAGAACCCGCGGATTGCGAATTCGCAGAAATGCATCCGCACGAACGATATCGAGAATGTCGGCAAAACCCGCCGTCACCATACGTTCTTCGAGATGCTCGGCAACTTCTCCATCGGCGATTATTTCAAGGAAGAAGCGATCACCTGGGCATGGGAATTCCTGACCGACAAGCGTTGGATCGGGTTCGACCCTTCCCGGTTGTATGTCACGGTCTACAACGAGGATGAAGAGGCCTACAAGCTGTGGAATGAGAAAATCGGGCTCCCGGCCGATCATATCATCAAGACCGGGGACGACAACTTCTGGGATATCGGGGAAGGGCCTTGCGGTCCTTGCACGGAGATTTTCTACGATCGCGGCGAGAAGTACGGCACGCTGGAGGATGATCCGGAATGCTACCCAAGCGGCGAGAACGAGCGCTATCTGGAAGTATGGAATCTCGTATTCTCCCAATTCAATCACAACAAGGACGGCAGCTATACTCCGCTGCCGAACAAAAATATCGATACCGGCGCAGGACTCGAGCGGTTCGCTTCCATCCTGCAGGATGTCGATTCGAACTTCGATACCGACTTGTTCCAGCCGATTATTCAGGCAACCGCCCGCATTGCCGGCGTGGCTTACCAAGACAATGAGAAGCAAGACATCGCGTTGAAGGTCATTGCCGACCATGTGCGTACGGTGGTGTTCGCTGTCGCCGACGGCGTATTGCCTTCCAATGAAGGCCGCGGCTACGTCATCCGCCGCTTGCTGCGCCGGGCGGTCCGCTATGGCAAAGTGCTCGGAATCGACCGGCCGTTCCTCGTCGAACTCGTCCCGCATGTCGGCGAAGTGATGGGAGGATACTATCCGGATATTGTCGAGAAGCGCGATTTCATCGAGAAGGTCATTCGCAATGAAGAGGAGCGCTTCCACGAGACGCTGGCCGACGGATTGGCCATTCTCGGTGAAATGGCGGAAGCCGCCCGGGCGGAAGGCCGGACGCAGATTACCGGCCCGGAAGCGTTCAAGCTGTATGACACCTACGGCTTCCCGCTTGATCTGACGGAGGATTACGCCTCCGAGCACGGGCTGACGGTCGACCATGAAGGCTTCGATGAAGCGATGCAGGCGCAGCGCGAACGGGCCCGTGCCGCGAGACAGGACGGGGCAAGCATGAAGATTCAGGGCGGACCGCTGTCGGATCTGACGATTAAAAGCGAGTTCGTTGGTTATAATGAGTTGGTAACCCAATCCAACATTGTCGCGATGTTCGCCGGCAATGAAGCCGCCGAGGAAGTGAAGGCGGGAGAGACAGGCCAGATCGTGCTCGATCGCGCGCCGTTCTACGCCGAGAGCGGCGGACAGGTGAGCGATGGCGGCACGTTGACGGCGCCGGGGACGGCAGCCGTCGTGGAAGAGGTGTTCAAGGCGCCTCACGGGCAGCATGTGCTTGTCGTCCGGGTCACGGAAGGCTCGCTCCGCATGGGCATGACCGTGCAGGCGGCGGTCGCCCGCGCCGAACGGGAAGACATCGTGAAGAACCATACCGCGACCCATCTGCTGCACAAAGCGCTGAAGCAGGTGCTCGGCGAGCATGTCAATCAGGCCGGCTCCCTTGTGGAAGCGGAGCGGCTTCGCTTCGATTTCACGCATCTGGGCGCTATCCAACCGGATGAGCTGCAAGAGATCGAGCGCCGTGTCAACGAGCAGATTTGGAACGGCATCGGCGTCGTTATCGAGTCCAAGCCGATTGACGAAGCGAAGGCGCTGGGGGCGATGGCGCTGTTCGGCGAGAAGTACGGCGATATCGTGCGCGTGGTTCAGGTAGGCGATTACAGCATCGAGCTGTGCGGCGGGTGCCATGTCCGGAACACGTCGGAGATCGGGTTGTTCAAAGTGGTGAGCGAGAGCGGAATCGGCTCCGGCGTCCGCCGTCTGGAAGCCGTTACGGGCCGCCACGCTTATCAATATATGGAATCCCAATTGGATCTGCTGAAGCAGGCGGCCGGCCTGTTGAAGGCGAACGCCGCCGACGTGCCGAAGCGGGTAGAGGCTATGTTCGCCCGCGAGAAGGAGCTGATGCGCGAGAATGACTCGCTCAAGGCGAAGCTGAGCAGCCTCGAGGCGGGTCAACTGACCGACCGGGTCCGCTCCGTGGCGGGGATTCCTGTGCTGGCGGCGCAGGTTGACGCCGGCGGCATGGACGCGCTGCGAACGACGGCCGACGAGCTGAAGGCGAAGGTTCCAGGCTCCGTCATCGCGCTGGCATCCGCCGCCGACGGCAAAGTGAATCTGGTCGTCGCCGTCGCACCGGAACTGGTGAAGCAAGGGTTGCATGCCGGCAAGCTGATCAAGGAGCTGGCTTCCGTCTGCGGAGGAGGCGGCGGCGGCCGTCCGGACATGGCCCAGGCTGGAGGCAAAGATCCGGCCAAGATCGATGAGGCGCTTCGTCTGTTGGACGAACTGGTGGCGAAGCAGGCGGATAGCGGCAAATAG
- a CDS encoding peptidase U32 family protein, whose translation MTYQPELLVTAGSTEEVARLLEAGANAVVVGEEKYGVRLPGNMTPDRIEASLPHARALGAKLYVAVNNIFHNDRLQDLADYLRCLEQLKVDAIVFGDPAVLMTARSAAPSLRLHWNAEMTSTNYKTAKYWQKRGASRIVAARELNMEQLLEMKRQLPDMDVEIQVHGMTNIYHSKRHLVNHYFASIGEHDEIGRADRSRKLFLIEQERRDEKYPIFEDANGTHIMSSDDICVLEDLKPLLDARVDSFKIEGLLKSVSYNETVVKVYREAIDSYLRDPEQYCFKEEWMDRIRAVQDPERELSFGFFYKDQVY comes from the coding sequence ATGACGTATCAGCCCGAATTGCTCGTCACCGCCGGCAGCACGGAAGAGGTCGCGCGTCTGCTTGAAGCCGGCGCGAATGCGGTCGTGGTAGGGGAAGAGAAGTACGGAGTGCGTCTGCCGGGCAATATGACGCCCGATCGCATTGAAGCAAGCTTGCCGCATGCCCGCGCCCTCGGGGCGAAGCTGTATGTGGCGGTGAACAATATATTTCACAACGACCGGCTTCAAGATTTGGCCGACTATTTGCGCTGCCTGGAGCAGTTGAAGGTGGATGCGATCGTCTTTGGCGATCCTGCCGTGCTGATGACCGCGCGCTCAGCTGCGCCTTCGTTGAGGCTGCACTGGAATGCCGAGATGACATCAACCAACTACAAGACGGCGAAATACTGGCAGAAACGCGGTGCGAGCCGTATCGTTGCGGCGCGCGAGCTGAATATGGAACAGCTCCTGGAAATGAAGCGGCAGCTGCCGGACATGGATGTGGAGATTCAAGTGCATGGCATGACGAATATTTATCATTCCAAGCGGCATCTGGTGAATCATTACTTCGCGAGTATCGGGGAGCACGACGAGATCGGCCGTGCCGATAGGAGCCGGAAGCTGTTCCTTATTGAGCAGGAACGTCGCGATGAGAAATATCCGATCTTCGAGGATGCGAACGGCACGCATATTATGAGCTCGGATGACATCTGCGTGCTGGAGGATCTGAAGCCGCTGCTGGACGCGCGGGTGGACAGCTTCAAGATTGAAGGGCTGCTGAAATCCGTATCCTATAATGAGACCGTCGTGAAGGTCTATCGGGAAGCGATTGACAGCTATCTTCGCGATCCGGAGCAGTACTGTTTCAAGGAAGAGTGGATGGATCGCATCCGGGCCGTGCAGGATCCGGAGCGCGAGCTGTCGTTTGGATTTTTCTATAAAGATCAGGTGTATTAA
- a CDS encoding methyl-accepting chemotaxis protein: MRTLLRGSEPPHAGEQRASAARHSFHPLRSVGMKLFFIFFVSIALLVGSVGLLSFFQARSIIQSQIAQAQEQTLIQVGEKLDLFFTNYSELSAQILLNQDIQAAFLEAALQRESNEYEKLQNRVRVENHLKSYVIGNPTLHGIYLLPVNEKEPSFTSGASDEGLKELRQEKWFTEAQERPGEVLWLPAKTAGISGDSPDAAFGLARAVKNTYTGKTQYIVVVEIYLSGLQERIRWKTEEGAFAQIVDAEGKLVFSEQTEAAGEPPGTRLAADPDRASGRGETSDANGGALLGAYYRSPVTGWTLNGFTPSSVLLQDTITIRNISWTAIAISLGVALLIGWYVIRSIGYPLERLSHLMEEGARGRLGLQMKHRSQDDIGRVAASFNAMMARIGELVGRTEESAQAVLATAGKLTEASHATSQSAEEIALATEEIAHGSTMLAAEAERGNEWTGRTSAQMLQVIDLNVEMYRAAAEVEAAGQRGSAYMEDLGRKTGLTERRIHALVGKVDALKSGSGAIRHILDLLTQIAKQTNILSLNAAIEAARAGSAGRGFLVVADQIRSLADESARAIEHVRERTEAIEREMSETVEMLSGIRPVFEEQLAAVHGADSLFQEVQEHMGLFMAKLDQATEAVNELDETQRMLTEAMTNVGGVAEESAATTEEVASLSGEQKSVSEQLVSLSQELEAVSKHLTERLAQFQLN; the protein is encoded by the coding sequence ATGCGTACACTATTACGCGGCTCCGAGCCGCCTCATGCCGGGGAACAACGTGCTTCTGCTGCTAGACATTCTTTTCATCCGCTGCGCTCGGTCGGGATGAAGCTGTTTTTCATTTTTTTCGTCAGTATTGCGCTTCTGGTCGGTTCTGTGGGGCTGCTTTCATTTTTTCAAGCACGAAGCATCATCCAGAGCCAGATCGCCCAGGCCCAGGAACAGACGTTGATTCAGGTGGGAGAGAAGCTGGATTTGTTCTTCACCAACTATTCCGAGTTATCTGCGCAGATTTTGCTCAACCAAGATATACAAGCCGCCTTTTTGGAAGCGGCGCTTCAGCGTGAAAGCAATGAATATGAAAAACTGCAAAATCGGGTTCGTGTCGAGAATCACTTGAAATCGTATGTGATCGGCAATCCGACGCTGCACGGCATTTACCTGCTTCCCGTGAATGAGAAGGAGCCTTCCTTCACGTCCGGCGCATCGGATGAAGGGCTCAAGGAGCTGCGCCAGGAGAAGTGGTTCACGGAGGCGCAGGAGCGGCCGGGAGAGGTGCTGTGGCTGCCTGCGAAGACGGCAGGAATCTCGGGCGACAGCCCGGATGCGGCGTTCGGGCTCGCCCGGGCCGTTAAAAATACATATACGGGCAAAACGCAATATATCGTCGTGGTGGAAATCTATTTATCGGGACTGCAGGAGCGGATCCGCTGGAAGACGGAGGAGGGCGCTTTCGCCCAGATCGTCGATGCCGAGGGCAAGCTGGTCTTCTCGGAGCAGACGGAAGCCGCGGGCGAGCCGCCGGGCACCCGGCTTGCTGCCGATCCCGACCGTGCGAGCGGACGAGGGGAGACCTCGGATGCGAACGGGGGCGCGCTTCTCGGCGCTTACTACCGTTCCCCGGTTACCGGCTGGACGTTGAACGGCTTCACGCCGTCCAGTGTGTTGCTGCAAGATACAATCACGATTCGGAATATTTCGTGGACGGCCATAGCCATCTCGCTTGGCGTGGCGCTGCTCATCGGCTGGTATGTCATTCGAAGCATAGGCTACCCGCTTGAGCGGCTGAGCCATCTGATGGAGGAGGGAGCGAGGGGCCGGCTAGGTCTGCAGATGAAGCACCGCTCCCAGGATGATATCGGGCGGGTCGCGGCCAGCTTCAATGCGATGATGGCCCGAATCGGCGAACTGGTCGGGCGGACGGAGGAGTCGGCCCAGGCCGTGCTGGCGACGGCCGGGAAGCTGACGGAGGCATCCCACGCGACCTCTCAGTCCGCCGAGGAGATTGCGCTGGCGACGGAAGAGATTGCGCACGGTTCGACGATGCTGGCCGCCGAAGCGGAGCGGGGCAATGAGTGGACCGGCCGCACGTCGGCGCAGATGCTGCAGGTCATCGATTTGAACGTGGAAATGTATCGCGCGGCGGCGGAGGTGGAGGCAGCCGGACAGCGGGGCTCCGCCTATATGGAAGATCTGGGGCGCAAAACCGGGCTGACCGAGCGGCGCATTCATGCCCTTGTCGGCAAGGTCGACGCGCTGAAGAGCGGGTCAGGGGCGATTCGCCATATTCTTGACCTGCTGACGCAGATTGCGAAGCAGACCAATATTTTATCGTTGAACGCCGCGATCGAGGCGGCGCGGGCAGGTTCCGCCGGGCGCGGGTTCCTGGTCGTCGCGGATCAGATACGCAGTCTGGCGGATGAGTCGGCGCGGGCGATTGAGCATGTCAGGGAACGAACGGAAGCGATTGAACGGGAGATGTCGGAGACGGTTGAGATGCTGAGCGGGATCCGGCCGGTGTTCGAAGAGCAGCTCGCGGCCGTGCATGGAGCCGATTCGCTCTTTCAGGAAGTGCAGGAGCATATGGGTCTGTTCATGGCGAAGCTGGATCAGGCGACGGAAGCGGTTAACGAACTGGATGAGACGCAGCGCATGCTGACGGAAGCGATGACGAATGTCGGGGGCGTGGCCGAGGAGTCGGCGGCGACAACGGAGGAAGTCGCTTCCTTGAGCGGGGAGCAGAAGTCGGTATCCGAGCAGCTTGTCTCGTTGTCGCAAGAGCTGGAAGCCGTCTCGAAGCATCTGACGGAGCGGCTTGCCCAATTTCAACTGAATTAA
- the mltG gene encoding endolytic transglycosylase MltG — MKTGTKVMTAFLILIIVAGAGVIGYVWNGMQPLPAEEREITVTIEPGTGTSSIASRLEAEGVIKNALIFKGYLRYKNEGSRFQAGTYAFQPGDTYDEIIARLNQGDVVPDKMIRFTIPEGYTIAQIADKLADEGYVNKDTFLKLADDIAWLSGHSELTAHIPADDDIKHPLEGYLFPETYEMKEGSSEEEIIIRMLEEMQQRLVDISPNWEAELQTQNLTLHQWLTAASLIEREVVVDEERPLVAGVIFNRMKQNMKLQIDATVQYALDKPKERLYYKDLDIQSPYNTYQIDGLPPGPIASPSSASLEAVLHPEASDYLFYVTKKDGSFSHLFAKTYEEHLKNIEKSKQTAGE; from the coding sequence ATGAAGACAGGAACGAAGGTGATGACCGCTTTCCTCATTCTGATTATCGTGGCGGGGGCCGGCGTAATCGGTTATGTGTGGAACGGCATGCAGCCGCTGCCGGCGGAGGAGCGCGAGATTACAGTCACGATCGAGCCGGGGACGGGAACGTCAAGCATCGCTTCCCGCCTGGAGGCAGAGGGCGTTATTAAGAATGCACTTATTTTTAAAGGCTATTTGAGATATAAAAATGAAGGCTCCCGTTTTCAGGCCGGGACGTACGCGTTCCAGCCCGGTGATACGTATGACGAGATTATTGCCCGTCTGAATCAGGGCGATGTCGTTCCGGATAAAATGATCCGCTTTACGATTCCCGAGGGCTATACGATCGCGCAAATTGCCGACAAGCTGGCTGACGAAGGGTATGTGAACAAGGACACCTTCCTCAAGCTGGCGGATGACATCGCGTGGTTATCGGGGCATTCCGAATTAACGGCGCATATTCCAGCCGACGATGACATCAAGCATCCGCTGGAAGGGTATTTATTCCCGGAGACGTATGAGATGAAGGAGGGCAGCAGCGAGGAAGAGATCATCATCCGCATGCTGGAGGAGATGCAGCAGCGGCTCGTTGACATCTCGCCGAACTGGGAAGCCGAGCTCCAAACGCAAAATTTAACGCTTCATCAATGGTTAACTGCCGCGTCGCTCATCGAACGGGAGGTCGTCGTCGATGAGGAGCGTCCGCTTGTGGCGGGGGTCATCTTCAACCGCATGAAGCAGAACATGAAGCTGCAGATCGACGCCACCGTCCAGTACGCGCTGGACAAGCCGAAGGAACGGCTGTATTATAAGGACTTGGATATTCAGAGCCCTTATAATACGTATCAGATCGACGGCTTGCCGCCGGGTCCGATCGCGAGTCCGAGCAGCGCGTCGCTGGAGGCGGTGCTGCATCCGGAGGCTTCCGACTACTTGTTCTATGTTACTAAAAAAGACGGCAGCTTCAGTCATTTGTTCGCCAAAACGTATGAAGAGCATCTAAAAAATATCGAGAAAAGCAAACAGACAGCAGGGGAATAG
- a CDS encoding DUF1292 domain-containing protein: MSTDEGIRFIERLKSVYGEAVEMTDEGGKSRTWSLVAEFEYRGRAYAVLQPGEGKDAEPDLFRIVPEGEDGWQLETIDDDEEWEDVMERYDEIAFADRF, from the coding sequence GTGAGCACCGATGAGGGCATCCGGTTCATTGAACGGTTGAAGAGCGTCTATGGCGAAGCGGTGGAGATGACGGACGAGGGCGGGAAGAGCCGAACCTGGTCTCTTGTCGCGGAGTTCGAGTACCGCGGACGGGCGTACGCCGTGCTGCAACCGGGCGAAGGCAAGGATGCGGAGCCGGATCTGTTCCGTATCGTGCCGGAGGGCGAGGACGGCTGGCAGCTTGAGACGATAGACGATGACGAAGAATGGGAAGACGTGATGGAGCGCTACGACGAGATCGCGTTCGCCGATCGATTCTAG